From one Chanodichthys erythropterus isolate Z2021 chromosome 3, ASM2448905v1, whole genome shotgun sequence genomic stretch:
- the gid4 gene encoding glucose-induced degradation protein 4 homolog, with the protein MPVRTDCCLGSSLACMASASLVPPPPINTHQPGVNTSLLYSGSQFRGHQKSKGNSYDVEVVLQHVTMEDSYLCGYLKIKGLTEEYPTLTTFFAGEIISKKRPFLTRKWDADEDVDRKHWGKFQAFYQYAKSFNSDDFDYEELKNSDYVFMRWKEQFLVPDHTIKDISGASFAGFYYICFQKSTATIEGYYYHRSSEWYQSLNLTHVPEHSAPIYEFR; encoded by the exons ATGCCGGTCCGTACCGACTGCTGTCTGGGCTCGTCGTTGGCCTGCATGGCCTCGGCCTCTCTCGTTCCGCCCCCGCCGATCAATACCCATCAGCCCGGCGTCAACACCTCTCTACTCTACAGCGGCTCCCAGTTCCGCGGGCACCAGAAGAGCAAAGGAAACTCCTATGATGTCGAGGTGGTTCTGCAG CATGTGACCATGGAGGACTCATACCTGTGTGGATATCTCAAGATCAAAGGGCTGACAGAG GAATATCCCACCCTTACTACATTCTTTGCTGGGGAGATCATAAGCAAGAAACGGCCTTTTTTAACCAGGAAATGGGATGCTGATGAGGATGTCGACAGAAAGCACTGG GGGAAGTTTCAAGCATTTTATCAGTACGCAAAAAGCTTTAATTCAGACGATTTCGACTATGAAGAACTAAAGAACAGTGACTATGTCTTCATGCGGTGGAag GAGCAGTTCCTAGTTCCAGATCACACAATCAAAGACATCAGCGGTGCTTCCTTCGCTGGCTTCTACTACATCTGTTTCCAGAAGTCTACAGCCACCATAGAGGGTTACTACTACCACAGAAGCTCTGAAtg GTATCAGTCTCTGAACCTCACACACGTCCCTGAACACAGCGCACCCATCTATGAGTTCCGGTGA
- the noxo1a gene encoding NADPH oxidase organizer 1a, protein MEEQRYPVNIQLVGVMQKEAAKLYMTTVLWSDQNEITVYRSLEDFKTLHRQLKKKFPSSNPFKRSGRIIPKFKAARVQKNMQKWSPSKSVLRLKALEEYCSELLKSDPRICQTSEFIQFLLPKSQDLNSDFAKNSIVIMPSETSLDSSKVLTNNDVTQPFVTETYRCIATYETKDTKNRPFKVEVDETVDVLIKDQKGWWLVENEAKHLAWFPAPYLKRAEMSDDGPDVMEDGSIFYVAAKNYKAMNSDEISVEIGSVVEVLQKSDNGWWIVRYNRKAGFVPSMYLQPYNNPRIRMMPAQREMTSSTLDLAQLQLPGDNSLQASSRELSRSQGNLRLPSGSTLDLRDKQMSRSMGRLPDARSTQLTPPSIRVQFVENSQQRSLSEDSEEFSDESSFSGTDSLNRSDAEEQFRRSRTPTLDSSGSLSPESLTEGKMISSRSDPSLSKMPSTPKVPPRPQAQEILKRCTTVTRKNLQRTS, encoded by the exons ATGGAGGAGCAAAGATATCCCGTCAATATTCAGCTTGTTGGAGTAATGCAAAAAGAAGCAGCGAAA TTGTACATGACCACTGTTCTCTGGTCAGATCAAAATGAGATCACCGTTTACAGATCGCTTGAAGACTTCAAGACGCTGCAT AGACAACTCAAGAAGAAATTCCCTTCTTCAAACCCCTTTAAAAGGTCAGGAAGGATTATTCCCAAATTTAAAG CTGCAAGAGTGCAGAAAAACATGCAGAAGTGGAGCCCCAGTAAGTCGGTGCTCAGACTGAAGGCTCTGGAAGAATACTGTAGTGAACTGCTGAAGAGCGATCCCCGTATCTGCCAGACCTCCGAGTTCATCCAGTTCCTGCTTCCCAAATCCCAGGacctcaattctgactttgcaaAAAACAG TATCGTGATCATGCCATCAGAGACTTCTCTGGACAGTAGCAAAGTTTTAACGAACAATGATGTTACTCAACCCTTTGTTACTGAAACATATCGCTGCATAGCTACTTATGAGACCAAGGATACCAAGAATCGCCCCTTCAAGGTAGAAGTGGATGAGACTGTGGATGTGCTTATTAAAGACCAAAAAG GATGGTGGCTGGTGGAGAATGAAGCCAAACATCTAGCCTGGTTTCCTGCTCCGTATCTAAAGAGAGCTGAGATGAGTGATGACGGTCCTGATGTGATGGAGGATGGAA GTATTTTTTATGTTGCTGCCAAAAATTACAAAGCCATGAACAGTGATGAAATATCAGTTGAGATTGGGTCTGTGGTGGAGGTGTTACAGAAGTCTGACAATGGCTGGTGGATAGTAAG GTACAATCGAAAAGCGGGCTTTGTACCATCTATGTACCTGCAACCGTACAATAACCCACGGATTCGCATGATGCCCGCTCAGAGGGAGATGACCAGCTCCACACTTGACTTGGCACAGCTTCAACTTCCTGGAGACAATTCCCTGCAGGCTTCCAGCCGTGAGTTAAGCAGATCCCAGGGTAACCTGCGTCTACCTTCAGGAAGCACCCTGGACCTTAGAGATAAGCAGATGTCACGTTCAATGGGTAGACTGCCGGATGCTCGTTCGACACAGCTGACTCCACCATCAATCCGAGTGCAATTTGTTGAGAACAGTCAGCAAAGGAGTCTGAGTGAGGACAGCGAAGAGTTCAGCGACGAAAGCAGCTTCTCTGGCACTGATTCACTAAATCGTTCAGACGCAGAAGAGCAATTCCGCCGGAGTCGCACCCCTACACTTGACTCTTCTGGCAGCCTGAGCCCTGAAAGTCTCACAGAAGGCAAGATGATCAGCAGCCGATCAGACCCCAGTCTCAGCAAGATGCCCTCCACTCCCAAGGTGCCACCCAGACCCCAAGCTCAGGAGATACTCAAACGCTGCACCACCGTAACACGCAAAAACCTGCAAAGAACCAGTTAG